One Helicobacter ganmani genomic region harbors:
- a CDS encoding 30S ribosomal protein S1 — MAVGINTHELEKIVIDENEDFASMFEQFEKKESESVSQGEIVAIKDNQVIIAVCGEKKEGVISIDEIKDAKGELLFKEGDFLPIVIVGKRNEQPIVSHKKAIRREKMRQYIKDLGEDYKDKVVEGVVIKRNKGGYVVENNGIEFFMPKFAAAFKEGSKIEGKKIKACIINIKPEEDSIVISRKRLFEIENTVKKDVIDNLLKQDGILQGKVKKITSFGMFVDIDGVEGLVHYTEISYKGPVNPSKLYKEEDIVPVKVLSYDKDKRRLALSIKATTDDPWKEIENELEVGDAIKVTVSNIEPYGVFVDLGNDIEGFLHISEISWNKNIQNPEEFLKAGQEIDVEVIEIDTKDRRLRVSLKKLLDKPFEQFAKKHKEGEILKGVVATLTDFGAFIKLDSIDGLLHNEDAYWNKNEKCKDLMRVGETIEVKIAKIDREKERISLTRKGLIASPVEEFAKKYSMDDAVVGSVRDIKDFGVFIKIDDEMDALIRNEDLFPLKKEEIKVGDKINGVVSLIDAENNRIRVSVRRLERQKEKANLKNFNSNTNDKMTLGDIIKDQIQ; from the coding sequence ATGGCTGTTGGAATTAACACACACGAGTTGGAAAAGATAGTGATTGACGAAAATGAAGATTTTGCTTCAATGTTTGAACAATTTGAAAAAAAAGAGAGTGAAAGCGTTTCACAAGGTGAGATTGTAGCAATCAAAGATAATCAAGTGATTATTGCGGTTTGCGGAGAGAAGAAAGAGGGAGTCATTTCAATAGACGAAATTAAAGATGCAAAGGGTGAGCTACTCTTCAAAGAGGGAGATTTTTTGCCGATTGTGATTGTAGGCAAACGCAATGAACAGCCTATTGTCTCCCATAAAAAAGCAATTCGCAGAGAAAAAATGCGTCAATACATTAAAGACTTAGGTGAAGACTATAAGGATAAAGTGGTAGAAGGTGTTGTAATCAAGAGAAATAAGGGTGGATACGTTGTAGAGAATAATGGGATTGAGTTTTTTATGCCTAAATTTGCAGCTGCTTTTAAAGAGGGCAGTAAGATTGAGGGCAAAAAGATTAAAGCTTGTATTATTAATATAAAACCCGAAGAAGATAGTATTGTAATTTCACGCAAACGTTTGTTTGAGATTGAAAACACTGTTAAGAAAGATGTAATTGATAATCTTTTGAAACAAGATGGGATTTTGCAGGGCAAAGTTAAGAAGATTACAAGTTTTGGAATGTTTGTAGATATTGATGGCGTAGAGGGTTTGGTGCATTATACAGAAATTAGCTACAAAGGTCCTGTGAATCCTTCAAAACTCTATAAAGAGGAAGATATTGTTCCCGTGAAAGTTTTAAGCTACGACAAGGATAAAAGACGTTTAGCTTTGTCTATCAAGGCAACGACAGACGACCCTTGGAAAGAGATTGAGAATGAATTAGAAGTGGGCGATGCGATTAAAGTAACGGTAAGCAATATTGAACCCTATGGTGTTTTTGTGGATTTAGGCAATGATATTGAGGGATTCTTGCATATTTCTGAAATTTCCTGGAATAAAAACATTCAAAATCCTGAAGAATTTTTAAAAGCGGGACAAGAAATTGATGTAGAAGTGATTGAAATTGATACAAAAGATAGACGCTTAAGAGTTTCTTTGAAAAAACTTTTGGACAAGCCTTTTGAGCAATTTGCTAAGAAGCATAAAGAGGGGGAAATCCTTAAAGGAGTTGTCGCAACTTTAACAGATTTTGGAGCATTTATTAAGTTGGATAGTATTGATGGTTTATTGCACAATGAGGACGCTTATTGGAATAAAAATGAAAAATGCAAAGATTTAATGAGAGTTGGCGAAACCATTGAAGTAAAAATCGCAAAAATTGATAGAGAAAAAGAACGCATTTCTTTAACGCGCAAAGGCTTAATTGCCTCACCAGTAGAAGAGTTTGCAAAAAAATATTCTATGGATGATGCGGTAGTAGGGTCCGTGAGAGATATTAAGGATTTTGGCGTCTTTATTAAGATTGATGATGAAATGGACGCACTCATTCGCAATGAAGATTTGTTCCCGCTTAAAAAAGAAGAAATCAAAGTGGGCGATAAAATCAATGGTGTAGTTTCTTTGATTGACGCAGAAAATAATAGAATCCGCGTTTCTGTGCGCAGATTAGAGAGACAAAAAGAAAAAGCAAATCTTAAAAATTTTAATAGTAACACAAACGATAAAATGACACTAGGGGATATTATAAAAGACCAAATCCAATAG
- a CDS encoding 4-hydroxy-3-methylbut-2-enyl diphosphate reductase: MRVKLAKNYGFCFGVRRAIKLAESKSNGITLGPLIHNAKEINRLKEDFNVVVNENIEEIPQNAEVIIRTHGIPKQDLQRLKEKTSKITDATCPFVTKPQAICEKMSAQGYQIVIFGDIKHPEVKGVMSYCENNPLVVENLEALKALKLTEKVALISQTTKNIELFLEIANYLIRNCSECRVFNTICNATFDNQDSARNLAKEVDVMVIVGGKNSSNTKQLYNISKEHCQDCYLIEDFSELNAQWFKDKKLCGVSAGASTPNWIIDKVVKTIENY, encoded by the coding sequence ATGCGTGTCAAATTGGCTAAAAATTACGGATTTTGCTTTGGTGTGCGGCGCGCAATTAAACTTGCAGAAAGTAAGTCAAATGGTATTACGCTTGGTCCATTGATTCACAATGCAAAGGAGATTAATCGTCTCAAAGAAGATTTTAATGTTGTTGTGAATGAAAATATTGAGGAGATTCCACAAAATGCTGAAGTAATTATCCGCACACACGGAATCCCAAAGCAAGATTTGCAAAGATTAAAAGAAAAAACTTCCAAAATCACGGACGCGACTTGCCCTTTTGTAACTAAGCCACAAGCAATTTGTGAGAAAATGAGTGCGCAGGGTTATCAGATTGTTATTTTTGGTGATATAAAACACCCTGAAGTAAAAGGCGTAATGAGTTATTGTGAAAATAATCCTTTGGTGGTGGAAAATTTAGAAGCGTTAAAAGCACTAAAACTTACGGAAAAAGTAGCACTTATTTCACAAACGACAAAAAATATTGAATTATTTTTGGAAATCGCTAATTATTTGATTCGGAATTGTTCGGAATGCAGAGTGTTTAATACAATTTGTAATGCAACATTTGACAATCAAGATTCTGCGCGTAATCTCGCAAAAGAAGTAGATGTAATGGTGATTGTCGGTGGAAAAAATTCGTCTAACACGAAGCAGCTTTATAATATTTCCAAAGAGCATTGCCAAGATTGTTATTTGATTGAGGATTTTTCGGAATTAAATGCACAATGGTTTAAGGATAAAAAATTGTGTGGTGTGAGTGCGGGAGCTTCTACACCAAATTGGATTATTGATAAAGTTGTAAAAACAATTGAAAATTATTAA
- the aroA gene encoding 3-phosphoshikimate 1-carboxyvinyltransferase, which yields MKLEVYPAREFTLQTDKIAGDKSISHRCAMFALLSDKPSFVRNYLEGEDTLDTLEIAKKLGLKVQKERGGIRLIPPAKIVEPDTILYCGNAGTAIRLYLGLLCAQKGIFVLSGDEYLNRRPMKRVTEPLRSIGAQIIGRENGNFAPLVVVGNEKLKSFDYTSKIPSAQVKSAMILSALFAQGDCVYREPELSRDHSEKILQGMGASIESKSLENGMIEIKIQPLTHKLNPLEIEIPADPSSAFFFALGIAIIPKARGILHNVLLNKTRIEAFKVLEQMGVEIQYTLTSKTYENIGDIEVIAPTTLKAVELSQKIAWLIDEIPAIAIAMACAQGVSRVRNAKELRVKETDRISAVVENLKACGIDARELEDGFEIVGGTLQKACVKSFGDHRIAMSFAIAGLVCGMEIENAEYINVSFPNFLEILESITTIKRY from the coding sequence ATGAAATTAGAAGTTTATCCAGCAAGAGAATTTACGCTGCAAACCGATAAAATTGCAGGGGATAAATCTATCTCACATCGTTGTGCTATGTTTGCGCTTTTGAGTGATAAGCCGAGTTTTGTGCGCAATTATTTGGAGGGCGAAGACACATTAGATACTTTAGAAATTGCGAAAAAGTTAGGCTTGAAAGTTCAAAAAGAGCGGGGAGGAATCCGCTTGATTCCACCTGCAAAGATTGTGGAGCCAGATACGATTCTGTATTGTGGCAATGCAGGCACAGCGATTCGGCTTTATTTAGGGCTTCTTTGCGCACAAAAAGGAATCTTTGTTTTAAGTGGAGATGAATATTTAAATAGGCGTCCAATGAAGCGCGTAACCGAGCCTTTACGAAGTATAGGAGCTCAAATTATTGGAAGGGAGAATGGAAATTTTGCTCCTTTGGTTGTAGTAGGCAATGAAAAGTTAAAAAGCTTTGATTATACAAGCAAGATTCCAAGTGCGCAAGTCAAATCCGCAATGATTTTAAGCGCGCTTTTCGCGCAAGGAGATTGTGTTTATCGTGAGCCAGAGCTTAGCCGCGACCATAGCGAGAAAATTTTGCAAGGAATGGGCGCGTCCATAGAATCTAAAAGCTTAGAAAATGGAATGATAGAAATCAAGATTCAGCCATTAACACACAAGTTGAATCCCTTAGAAATAGAGATTCCAGCAGACCCTTCAAGTGCGTTTTTTTTCGCGCTTGGGATTGCGATTATTCCCAAAGCACGCGGAATCTTACACAATGTTTTGTTGAATAAGACGCGCATTGAAGCCTTTAAGGTTTTGGAACAAATGGGAGTAGAGATTCAATATACTTTAACTTCTAAAACTTATGAAAACATTGGGGATATTGAAGTGATTGCGCCGACTACATTAAAGGCGGTGGAATTGAGCCAAAAGATTGCGTGGTTGATTGATGAGATTCCAGCAATCGCTATTGCGATGGCGTGCGCACAAGGTGTCAGTCGTGTAAGAAATGCGAAAGAATTAAGAGTAAAAGAAACAGATAGAATCTCAGCGGTGGTAGAGAATCTTAAGGCTTGTGGGATTGATGCAAGAGAGTTAGAAGATGGATTTGAAATTGTTGGGGGAACATTGCAAAAGGCGTGTGTGAAAAGCTTTGGAGACCATAGAATCGCGATGAGCTTTGCAATCGCGGGACTTGTCTGCGGAATGGAGATTGAAAATGCAGAATATATTAATGTTTCTTTTCCTAATTTCTTAGAGATTTTAGAATCTATCACAACGATTAAAAGATATTAA
- the pheT gene encoding phenylalanine--tRNA ligase subunit beta, whose amino-acid sequence MIFTRSILSQVLPIEEISGEEICKVLNKIGLEVESFQKNIAPKKVVVGKILECQKHPDATKLNVCQVAIGGEEGAYETRQIVCGAPNARADIYVAVALEGAELPQVKIQKAILRGVESCGMLCSTTELGFPKVNDGIVELDTSIGELIIGKELREYPYFNEEVYEISITPNRGDCMSLLGIARDLSAAFKLECKALCPMPKISENVPGIGRVLQVIASDKHRTSLLFKVIEAKPFLLPLGAVLFLAYNDVLTEDWLGNALRFSMLFSGVLLNAYPQDLRQLTSKNGKVVLNLKQDEQGFESIYQEDRKLSVIGINGYTENLSRKVNLNEEGREFIILEASYIPPEVIAQKAMESKPKVDERIFTFSSRGSNTDLNLGLSVLSNLLLNGDAVLYNDTQEVLEVQSKTPITVEIPLLSRVIGVELDKLQVVNILRALEFKVEISSNENLIVATPPVFRHDVVGFQDIAEEIIRFYGIDNIPSQPLSFIQQEQTNDALRFYRFRRNLSKKAVSVGFNEVVHFVFENKEKLQAYGFSVLENQLELINPITQDLNTLRSTLLLGLLRAAEQNRNNGFGAISLSEVGVVYDKWRNQSDKMAFLQSGFLSEERYPNAKGIKGDYFEFCDRIARVIGEFSLESFKSEIGLFHSGQCARILQNGKEIGILATLHPQVALDLGLDSTYLCEISLESLKDTLPQVKMYSKFQKTQRDLSVVLDKEIPYFKLRMAIDKLKIPHLVGFYPLDIYQDDKLGDKLSLTIRFELQSEMKTLEEKDITEAIYQILEMLKTEFNVELR is encoded by the coding sequence ATGATTTTTACACGCAGTATTTTAAGTCAAGTTTTACCAATAGAAGAAATTTCAGGCGAGGAGATTTGCAAAGTCTTAAACAAAATAGGGTTAGAAGTAGAATCGTTTCAAAAAAATATTGCACCAAAAAAGGTTGTTGTTGGTAAAATTCTTGAATGTCAAAAACACCCAGACGCGACAAAACTCAATGTTTGTCAAGTTGCGATTGGAGGAGAAGAGGGGGCGTATGAGACGCGTCAAATCGTTTGTGGCGCACCCAATGCAAGAGCAGATATTTATGTAGCAGTCGCGTTAGAGGGAGCAGAATTACCACAAGTCAAGATTCAAAAAGCTATTCTTAGAGGGGTAGAAAGTTGCGGTATGTTATGTTCTACGACAGAACTTGGATTCCCAAAAGTAAATGACGGAATCGTAGAGCTAGACACAAGTATTGGAGAATTGATTATTGGTAAGGAATTAAGAGAATATCCTTATTTCAATGAAGAAGTTTATGAGATTTCTATCACGCCTAATCGTGGCGATTGTATGAGTTTGCTCGGTATTGCTAGAGACTTGAGTGCAGCATTTAAACTTGAGTGCAAAGCCTTGTGTCCTATGCCAAAAATATCAGAGAATGTTCCCGGAATCGGACGCGTGTTGCAAGTGATTGCAAGCGATAAACATAGAACCTCTTTACTTTTTAAAGTGATTGAGGCAAAACCTTTTTTACTTCCTTTGGGAGCAGTTTTGTTCTTGGCTTATAATGACGTATTAACAGAGGATTGGTTAGGCAATGCTTTGCGCTTTAGTATGCTTTTTAGCGGTGTGCTTTTGAATGCTTATCCGCAAGATTTGCGCCAACTGACGAGTAAAAACGGCAAAGTAGTGTTGAATCTCAAGCAAGACGAACAAGGTTTTGAAAGCATTTATCAAGAGGATAGAAAACTTTCTGTCATTGGGATTAATGGATATACAGAAAACCTTTCGCGTAAAGTTAATCTAAATGAGGAGGGACGAGAATTTATTATCTTAGAGGCAAGTTATATTCCTCCAGAGGTGATTGCGCAAAAAGCAATGGAATCCAAACCAAAAGTAGATGAGAGGATTTTTACTTTTTCTTCGCGCGGAAGTAATACGGATTTGAATCTTGGTTTGTCGGTGCTTTCCAATTTATTATTGAATGGCGACGCTGTGCTTTATAATGATACACAAGAGGTTTTGGAAGTCCAATCTAAAACGCCTATTACGGTAGAGATTCCATTGTTGTCGCGTGTCATTGGCGTGGAATTAGATAAATTACAAGTTGTAAATATTTTAAGAGCCTTAGAGTTTAAGGTGGAAATTTCAAGTAATGAGAATTTGATTGTTGCAACCCCACCAGTTTTTCGTCACGATGTTGTAGGATTCCAAGATATTGCAGAGGAGATTATTCGTTTCTATGGGATTGATAATATCCCAAGCCAGCCTCTAAGTTTCATTCAACAAGAGCAGACAAACGACGCTTTGAGGTTTTATCGTTTCCGACGCAATCTTTCTAAAAAGGCGGTGAGTGTAGGGTTTAACGAAGTGGTGCATTTTGTATTTGAAAATAAAGAAAAATTGCAAGCTTATGGTTTTTCTGTGTTGGAAAATCAATTAGAGTTAATAAACCCTATCACGCAGGATTTAAATACATTGCGTAGCACTCTATTGCTAGGGCTTTTGCGTGCAGCAGAACAGAATCGTAACAATGGGTTTGGAGCAATCAGTTTAAGCGAAGTGGGCGTGGTATATGATAAATGGCGCAATCAGAGCGATAAAATGGCATTTTTACAAAGCGGATTTTTAAGCGAAGAACGTTATCCAAACGCAAAGGGCATTAAGGGCGATTATTTTGAGTTTTGTGATAGAATCGCACGCGTGATTGGAGAGTTTAGTTTGGAATCGTTTAAGAGTGAGATAGGTTTATTCCATTCGGGACAATGCGCAAGGATTCTGCAAAATGGTAAGGAGATTGGAATTCTAGCGACCTTGCACCCTCAAGTTGCCTTAGATTTAGGATTGGATTCTACTTATTTGTGCGAAATTTCTTTAGAATCCTTAAAAGATACTTTGCCACAAGTCAAAATGTATTCTAAATTCCAAAAAACACAACGCGATTTAAGTGTGGTATTGGACAAAGAGATTCCATATTTTAAGCTAAGAATGGCGATTGATAAGCTTAAGATTCCTCATCTTGTTGGATTTTATCCTTTGGATATTTACCAAGATGACAAGCTAGGAGACAAATTGAGTTTAACGATTCGTTTTGAATTGCAATCAGAGATGAAAACCTTAGAGGAAAAAGACATTACCGAAGCGATTTATCAAATCTTAGAAATGCTTAAGACAGAATTCAATGTGGAGTTGCGATGA
- the pheS gene encoding phenylalanine--tRNA ligase subunit alpha: MTEIFSKINQAQTTAELEEIRVLVMGKKGSLTARFATLKSCKESEKKALAKELNSIKIEFEKALADKKEQLTLKELEAKLNAEKIDVSLFSPSSQKGANHPVMLMLDRIVEYFVGMNFSLNVGPLVEDDFHNFEALNLPKYHPARNMQDTFYFKDGKLLRTHTSPVQVRTMESQKPPIRMICPGSVFRCDYDLTHTPMFHQVEGLVVEEGRDSVSFANLKFVLEDFLKYMFGDVKVRFRSSFFPFTEPSAEVDMSCIFCKGSGCRVCSHTGWLEVLGCGVVDNNVFKAVGYENVSGYAFGLGVERFAMLMFGVPDLRAFFESDLRILEQFK; the protein is encoded by the coding sequence ATGACAGAAATATTTTCTAAGATTAATCAAGCGCAAACAACCGCAGAACTAGAGGAAATCCGTGTTTTGGTAATGGGCAAAAAGGGAAGTTTAACTGCGCGATTTGCTACACTGAAGTCTTGCAAGGAATCTGAAAAAAAGGCATTGGCGAAAGAATTGAATTCAATCAAAATAGAGTTTGAAAAGGCTTTAGCAGACAAAAAAGAACAACTTACATTAAAAGAGCTTGAAGCAAAACTCAATGCAGAAAAAATTGATGTTTCGCTCTTTTCCCCAAGCTCTCAAAAAGGCGCAAATCACCCCGTTATGCTAATGTTAGATAGAATCGTGGAATATTTTGTGGGAATGAATTTTTCGCTAAATGTTGGACCTTTGGTAGAGGACGATTTTCATAATTTTGAGGCTCTTAATTTGCCTAAATATCACCCTGCGCGCAATATGCAAGATACTTTTTATTTCAAAGATGGCAAGTTGCTTCGCACGCACACATCGCCCGTGCAGGTGCGAACGATGGAATCCCAAAAGCCACCGATTCGTATGATTTGTCCCGGAAGTGTTTTTAGGTGCGATTATGATTTGACGCATACACCGATGTTTCATCAAGTAGAGGGTTTGGTTGTAGAGGAGGGGAGAGATTCGGTGAGCTTTGCGAATCTCAAATTTGTTTTGGAGGATTTTTTGAAATATATGTTTGGAGATGTGAAAGTGCGATTCCGTTCAAGTTTCTTTCCTTTTACAGAGCCAAGTGCGGAAGTGGATATGAGTTGCATTTTTTGCAAGGGTTCGGGGTGTCGTGTATGTTCCCATACGGGTTGGTTAGAAGTGTTGGGTTGTGGGGTAGTAGATAATAATGTTTTTAAGGCAGTAGGTTATGAAAATGTCAGTGGATATGCCTTTGGTTTAGGTGTGGAAAGGTTTGCAATGCTGATGTTTGGAGTGCCAGATTTAAGAGCATTTTTTGAAAGTGATTTAAGAATTTTGGAGCAGTTTAAATGA
- a CDS encoding histidine triad nucleotide-binding protein, whose protein sequence is MSVFEKIIKGEIPCNKVLENNDFLAFHDIAPKAPVHVLVIPKKFAKDFQELNPNEMVGFTSFIQEVARTLDLDKSGYRIISNVGVDGGQEVPYLHFHILGGAKLRWDNLAQNISDAQRLEDVKKGM, encoded by the coding sequence ATGAGCGTATTTGAAAAAATCATCAAAGGTGAAATCCCTTGCAACAAAGTCTTAGAAAATAACGATTTTTTAGCATTTCACGACATTGCTCCCAAAGCACCTGTGCATGTGCTCGTGATTCCAAAAAAATTCGCAAAAGATTTTCAGGAACTCAATCCCAATGAAATGGTAGGCTTTACGAGCTTTATCCAAGAAGTTGCACGCACTTTAGACCTAGACAAAAGCGGCTATCGTATCATTAGCAATGTAGGCGTAGATGGGGGACAAGAAGTGCCTTACTTGCATTTTCATATTTTAGGAGGTGCGAAACTGCGTTGGGATAATCTTGCGCAAAATATTTCCGATGCGCAACGACTAGAAGACGTCAAAAAAGGAATGTAA
- a CDS encoding YciI family protein has protein sequence MKNLFVILITYTKSMSEIETILPAHRAFLQKGYESKNLLASGPQNPKVGGIVVGTFDSKEAAEEFFKNDPYALNSVATHQVLEFTPVLHQGFLKEFLDS, from the coding sequence ATGAAAAATTTATTTGTTATTTTAATCACCTATACTAAGTCAATGAGTGAAATTGAAACGATTTTACCCGCTCACCGCGCCTTTTTACAAAAAGGCTATGAGAGCAAAAACCTCTTAGCAAGCGGACCACAAAATCCAAAAGTAGGCGGAATCGTGGTTGGCACATTTGATTCCAAAGAAGCAGCAGAGGAGTTTTTCAAAAACGACCCCTATGCGTTAAATTCTGTTGCAACCCATCAAGTTTTAGAATTTACTCCGGTGTTACACCAAGGGTTTTTAAAGGAGTTTTTAGATTCGTAA
- a CDS encoding glycosyltransferase family protein, with product MQKYKFGILLAATKDSAFTIGTLLLNILHKIPNQIDVFYIVQDGFCDLDKRIMQEIVEFRGGGGVNLVFVDFTFEDFSAEVKKYNPNFYIDKTNPILSRYTHMSYARFEALKFLCECEKIVYLDFDMLLLRGIEELAQGDFDVACFRGSASLSQGMGALCPPQFKEVKNYSTGIIVFGSMALVEMYAFVYRFIAEHCEDYFTQAKLGDQALFSLYLLTNPLKIYELGDKYYGNVSWVKSKESSIIHAWGQHNRFWNNKLCALAWGQWWVYYHCWLELGGSAYNRGWKAKLEVPLSGGEVWQYFERIAWAKQIMEIPMESYELIVQVDFKNKLKFTFAGIDKSIFLQVYSKSIYTFVLEFCHKENVITSKTINRKDLNSFLPQFIESQMRNIGFVRNSNKEEKCVLQN from the coding sequence ATGCAAAAATACAAATTCGGAATTCTTTTGGCGGCAACAAAAGATAGTGCCTTTACGATTGGGACGCTTTTATTAAATATTTTGCACAAAATACCAAACCAAATTGATGTCTTTTATATCGTGCAAGATGGGTTTTGCGATTTGGATAAGAGGATTATGCAAGAGATTGTAGAATTTCGCGGGGGGGGGGGGGTAAATTTAGTGTTTGTTGATTTTACTTTTGAGGATTTTAGTGCAGAGGTTAAGAAATACAATCCTAACTTCTATATAGACAAGACAAATCCTATTCTAAGCCGCTATACGCATATGAGTTATGCGAGGTTTGAGGCTTTGAAGTTTCTTTGTGAGTGTGAAAAAATCGTATATTTGGATTTTGATATGCTACTTTTGCGTGGTATTGAGGAGTTAGCGCAAGGGGATTTTGATGTGGCTTGTTTTAGAGGAAGTGCGAGCTTGTCGCAAGGAATGGGTGCATTATGCCCCCCGCAATTTAAAGAAGTAAAAAACTATTCTACCGGGATTATTGTCTTTGGTTCTATGGCACTTGTAGAAATGTATGCGTTTGTGTATCGCTTCATTGCAGAGCATTGTGAGGATTATTTCACGCAGGCAAAGCTCGGAGACCAAGCACTCTTTAGCCTTTATTTGCTGACAAATCCGCTAAAGATTTACGAGTTAGGGGACAAATATTATGGAAATGTGAGCTGGGTAAAAAGCAAAGAATCCTCTATTATTCACGCGTGGGGACAACATAATCGCTTTTGGAATAATAAGCTTTGTGCGTTAGCTTGGGGGCAATGGTGGGTTTATTATCATTGCTGGTTAGAGCTTGGTGGGAGCGCATATAATAGAGGTTGGAAAGCAAAGTTAGAAGTGCCATTAAGTGGTGGTGAGGTGTGGCAGTATTTTGAGAGGATTGCTTGGGCAAAGCAAATAATGGAGATTCCTATGGAATCTTATGAATTGATTGTGCAAGTAGATTTTAAAAACAAATTAAAATTTACTTTTGCTGGGATTGATAAAAGTATTTTTTTACAAGTCTATTCCAAGAGCATTTATACTTTTGTTTTGGAGTTTTGCCACAAAGAGAATGTGATAACAAGCAAAACAATCAATAGAAAGGATTTAAATAGTTTTTTGCCACAATTCATTGAGAGTCAAATGCGCAATATTGGATTTGTGAGAAATTCAAATAAGGAGGAGAAATGTGTTTTGCAAAATTAA